In Vigna angularis cultivar LongXiaoDou No.4 chromosome 8, ASM1680809v1, whole genome shotgun sequence, one DNA window encodes the following:
- the LOC108343712 gene encoding homeobox-leucine zipper protein HDG11, producing MEYGSGSPGDLHHHHDGSSDSQRRKKRYHRHTANQIQRLESMFKECPHPDEKQRMQLSRELGLAPRQIKFWFQNRRTQMKAQHERADNSALRQENDKIRCENIAIREALKNVICPSCGGPPINDDCYFDEQKLRLENAQLKEELDRVSSIAAKYIGRPISQLPPVQPIHISSLDLSMGSFASQGLGGPSLDLDLLPGSSSAMPNVPPFQPACLSDMDKSLMSDIASNAMEEMIRLLQTNEPLWMKGPDGRDVLDLDTYERMFPKANGHMKNPNVHVEASRDSGVVIMNGFTLVDMFMDPNKWMELFPTVVTIARTIELISSGMMGGHSGCLELMYEELQVLSPLVSTREFYFLRYCQQIEQGLWAIVDVSYDFPQDNQFAPQFRSHRLPSGVFIQDLPNGYSKVTWIEHVEVEDKTPVHRLYRNMIYSGIAFGAQRWLTTLQRMCERIACLMVTSNSTRDLGGVIPSPEGKRSMMKLAQRMVTNFCASISASAGHRWTTLSGSGMNEIGVRVTVHKSTDPGQPNGVVLSAATTIWLPIPPQTVFNFFKDEKKRPQWDVLSNGNAVQEVAHIANGAHPGNCISVLRAFNTSQNNMLILQESCVDSSGSLVVYCPVDLPAINIAMSGEDPSYIPLLPSGFTISPDGQGEQDGGGASSSTSSGRVMGGSGGSLITVAFQILVSSLPSAKLNFESVTTVNSLIGNTVQQIKAALNCPSS from the exons ATGGAGTATGGAAGTGGGTCTCCTGGTGATCTCCATCATCACCATGATGGTTCTTCTGATTCCCAGAGAAGGAAGAAGCGTTACCACCGTCACACAGCCAACCAGATTCAGAGGCTTGAATC GATGTTCAAGGAGTGTCCGCACCCAGATGAGAAGCAACGGATGCAGTTAAGTAGGGAGTTAGGCTTGGCGCCTAGACAGATCAAGTTTTGGTTCCAGAACAGGAGGACCCAGATGAAG GCTCAGCATGAGAGAGCTGATAATTCTGCACTCCGGCAAGAGAATGACAAGATACGATGTGAGAACATAGCCATAAGGGAGGCCTTGAAAAACGTTATCTGCCCTTCTTGTGGTGGTCCTCCCATCAATGACGATTGTTATTTTGATGAGCAAAAGTTAAGATTGGAGAATGCTCAACTCAAAGAGGAG CTTGATAGAGTATCTAGCATTGCAGCTAAGTACATCGGAAGGCCAATTTCTCAGCTCCCACCTGTTCAACCTATTCATATATCTTCTCTGGACTTGTCAATGGGGAGTTTTGCAAGCCAAGGGTTGGGTGGTCCTTCACTTGATCTTGATCTTCTCCCTGGGAGTTCATCGGCCATGCCGAATGTGCCTCCTTTCCAACCCGCATGTCTTTCGGACATGGATAAGTCCCTCATGTCGGACATTGCCTCAAATGCCATGGAAGAAATGATCAGGCTACTGCAAACAAATGAGCCCTTGTGGATGAAAGGTCCTGATGGGAGGGATGTCCTTGATCTTGATACTTATGAAAGAATGTTCCCCAAGGCTAATGGTCACATGAAGAACCCCAATGTTCACGTTGAAGCGTCAAGAGATTCAGGAGTTGTCATTATGAATGGCTTCACTTTGGTTGACATGTTCATGGACCCG AACAAGTGGATGGAGCTGTTTCCCACCGTTGTCACAATAGCAAGAACGATTGAGCTTATATCTTCTGGAATGATGGGGGGTCATAGCGGTTGTTTGGAACTG ATGTACGAGGAGTTGCAAGTGCTTTCTCCACTTGTTTCTACCAGAGAGTTCTACTTCCTGCGTTACTGTCAACAAATTGAACAAGGCTTATGGGCAATAGTAGATGTTTCGTATGATTTTCCTCAAGACAACCAATTTGCTCCTCAGTTTCGATCTCATCGTCTGCCTTCTGGTGTCTTTATTCAAGACTTGCCTAATGGATATTCCAAG GTTACCTGGATTGAACATGTAGAGGTTGAAGACAAAACACCAGTTCACAGGCTCTACAGAAACATGATTTATAGTGGCATTGCATTTGGAGCACAAAGATGGCTAACTACACTTCAGAGGATGTGTGAAAGAATTGCTTGTCTTATGGTGACTAGCAATTCCACCCGCGATCTTGGGGGAG tgatTCCCTCACCTGAGGGGAAGAGAAGCATGATGAAACTTGCACAAAGAATGGTCACCAATTTTTGTGCAAGCATCAGTGCATCAGCTGGGCACCGATGGACCACACTCTCTGGTAGTGGGATGAATGAGATTGGAGTGAGAGTCACTGTGCATAAGAGCACAGACCCTGGCCAACCTAATGGTGTCGTGCTAAGCGCAGCCACCACCATTTGGCTCCCAATCCCTCCACAAACAGTGTTCAATTTCTtcaaagatgaaaagaaaagaccTCAG TGGGATGTTCTTTCCAATGGCAATGCTGTGCAAGAGGTTGCTCATATAGCAAATGGGGCACACCCCGGTAACTGCATATCTGTGCTTCGG GCTTTCAACACAAGTCAAAACAACATGCTGATCCTGCAAGAGAGCTGTGTGGACTCATCAGGGTCCCTAGTGGTGTATTGTCCAGTTGATCTTCCAGCCATAAACATAGCAATGAGTGGTGAAGATCCTTCATACATTCCGCTCCTTCCATCAGGGTTCACGATTTCACCAGATGGACAAGGTGAGCAAGACGGTGGAGGAGCCTCAAGCAGTACAAGCTCAGGTAGGGTGATGGGGGGGTCTGGGGGATCACTGATAACTGTTGCATTCCAAATCCTAGTTAGCAGCTTACCATCTGCGAAACTGAACTTTGAGTCTGTGACGACTGTTAATAGCCTCATCGGCAACACTGTCCAGCAAATAAAAGCTGCCTTGAATTGTCCAAGTTCCTGA